The window CTGGTCACCGGTGAAGCCGTCGAGGATCGGGGCCGGCTGGCCCTTCAGCGAGGCATGGTAGGCGTCGAGGCCGAAGGCCAGGCCGCCCATGTCGCCGATGTTCTCGCCCATGGTCAGGGCACCGTTCAGCTTCATGCCGGGCAGGGGCTCGAAGGCACCGTACTGCGCACCCAGACGGTCGGCCTGGGCCTTGAACTTGGCGGCGTCTTCCGCCGTCCACCAGTCGCGCAGCACGCCGTCGCCGTCGGACTTGCGGCCCTGGTCGTCAAAGCCGTGGCCGATTTCGTGGCCGATCACCCCGCCGATGCCGCCATAGTTGATGGCCGGGTCGGCGTCGGGGTGGAAGAACGGGGCCTGCAGGATGGCGGCCGGGAAGACGATCTCGTTATTGACCGAGTTGTAGTAGGCGTTGACCGTCTGCGGGGTCATGCCCCATTCGGTCTTGTCGACGGGCTTGAACAGCCGCTCGACGTCCTTGCGCCAGGCCCAGACGCCGACGCGCTGGGCGTTACCGAAGGCGTCGTCGTCCTTGATCTCGAGCTTGGAATAGTCTTCCCAGACGTCAGGATAGCCGATCTTGACCGTGAACTTGGCCAGCTTGTCCTGGGCCATGACCTTGGTCGGAGCGCTCATCCAGTCGAGGTTGTCGATCCGCACCTTCATCGACGCGCGGATATTGGCCACCAGGTCGAGCATCTTGGCCTTGGACTCGGGCGGGAAGTAGGCCGCGACATAGTCCTTGCCGACCGCTTCGCCCAGCATGCCGTTGACGGCCGAGACGCCGCGCTTCCAGCGGGGGCGCTGCTCGGGCTGACCCGACAGGGTCTTGGCCCTGAACTCGAAATTGGCGTCCACGAAACGCTTCGACAGCAGCGAGGCCGAGCCATCGGTGACCTTGAAGGCTTGCCAGGCCTTGAGGGTCTCAAGCGGGGTTTCCGAATAGATCTTGGCGTACTTCGGGAACGAGGTGTTGGTCGTGACGATGAACCGGTCGACCTTGGGCAGTTCCGAGGTCGCCAGATAGCGGTTCCAGTCATAGCCCGGGGTCAGGGCCTGAAGTTCGGCCAGGGTGGCCGGATTATAGGTCTTGTCCCGGTCGCGGCGCTCGGCACGGGTCCAGGTCGCCTCGGCCAGCAAGGTCTCGAAATCGACGACGGCCTTGGCGCTCTCAGCGGGCTTTTGCCAGCCCACCATGGTCAGCATCTTTTCGACATAGGCCAGATAGGCGGCCTTCTTGTCGGCGAACTTGGGGTCCAGATAATAGTCGCGATCCGGCAGCGAGGTTCCGCCCGTTCCGACATAGACCGCATAGGCCTTGGGGTTCTTGGCGTCGGTCTGGATGCCCGCCCCGATCAGGCTGGTAAAGGGCGTGGTGCTGCTCTTGCCCATCAGGGCGGTGAAGTCGGCCTTGGTCTTGACCGCCTTGATCTGGGCCAGCCAGGGCGCGAGCGGCTTGGCGTCCAGCGCCTCGATCTGGGCCTCGTTCATGAAGGCGCGATAGGCTGCGCCGACCTTGGCGGTGTCGCCGGTGGCGGCAGTATTGGCGGCCGCAGCCTCGATGATCGCCTTGGTGCGGGCTTCAGACAGTTCCGACAGCTTGTCGAAATTGCCATAGCGGGTGCGGTCCGACGGGATCTCCGTCCTGGCGTCCCAGGCGCCGTTGGCGAACTTGTAGAAGTCTTCGCCGGGCTTGACGCTGGTGTCCATGCCGGAGGTGTCGAAGCCCCAGGCACCATAGCGCGGCGACTCCAGCGAGGTCAGGTCGCCGGCCGCGCCGGCCGAGGCCGAGGCAAACAGGGCCTGGGTGGTGCAGGCGTCATCAAGGCACTGATGGTCATCGTGGGCTTGGACCTGGGCTTGGGCACCAAAGGCCGACAGCGACAGGGCGGCCACAGCGGCAGCAGCGAACCAGACTCGTTTCATGGATCTCGTATCCGTTGGTGTGAGTTGGCGGCAATCTGACTCGCTGTGGGCCTTTTTGCTCCCTTACAAATTTGTCATGTAGCCCGAAGGGACCCGATCAGTGATGGTGCGGCTCGGCGGCAGATCCTTGTCCGGCCTGGGGTGCCGCGCTCTGGGCGGTCAGTTCGACCGCAGCGCGCCGGCCATTGTCGAACACCAGGGTCAGGGGCACCTTTTGCCCCTGGACCAGGGGCTGCTTCAGCCCCAGCAGCATCAGGTGATAGCCGCCGGGCGCAAAGGCGACGGAGCCCCCGGCCGGGATGACCACGCCGTCGTCCTGGCGGCGCATGCTCATGACGCCATTGGCCATGGCCGACTGATGGATCTCGACCTTGCCGGCCACCGGGCTTTCGGCGCTGAGCAGCCGCACCGGTCGCGGACCGGCATTGGCGAAGGTCATGAACCCGACCCCGTTCATGTTGATCAGGGCCGGTCGGGTCCAGGGCGACTTGATGGTCAGGGCCCCGACCTTGTAGTCGCCGGCCAGGGCCGGTGTCGCCAGGGCGAGGGTGAGGGCGGCCGCGAGGCCCAGGAAGCGTGCGCTCGGCATGGAAGATCTCCTTGGGATCAGTGCTGGTGGGTGGCGGGCTGGAGCTCGACCGGCGTCAGTCGAAGGATAGCGGCGGGACGGGACAGTTTCTCGCCCGGGGCGTCAGGGGAGGTCACCTCGGTCCACTGGCTTTCCCCTTTCTCGCAGGTCTGGATCACCGGAAACACCAGGGTATCGCCGGTGGCGGGGAGTTTCATCAGTAGCGCGAACTCGTCAAAGGCCTCGTCGGGCAGGCGGCCGCTGAAGGTCACGGCCGAGGGCGCGGCCTTGGGATCGGCACCGGCCTCGCGCTCGATCTCATAGGTCCAGCCGGGCTTGGGCTGCGGGCGGGCCGAGACAACGCCCGGCGGGATCTCGATCCGGACCTTCAGGGTGACGTCGCCCGCCGAGCAGGCATGACCCACCCGGAAGGCGACGGCGGCATAGGAGCCCGCCCGCGCCGTATCCGGCGCAGCGACCACATGGGCCAGGGCAGGCAGGGGGGCGGCGAGCGCCAGCAGGGCGAGGGCGAACCTGTGCATGGGAACTCCTAGAACTTGCCCGAGACGCCGACGAAGACGCTGCGTCCCTCGCCCGGCCAGAAGGCGGCCGTGTTCTGGACAGTCGCCGCCGTGACGGCCGCCGGATTGGCCAGGGGATTGACGGTGGCGACATAGCGCTTGTCGAGCAGATTGCGCGCATCGAGGAACACCGTCACCCCGTCCCGCACATAGCCGGCCCCGAGTGAGGCGATGGCATGGTCCGGGGCGCGGACCTTGTTGCGGTAGTCGACGAACGGGCCGCGGGGGGACCATTCGAGGGCCGGGGCCACGAACCAGCCGGCCGGGTGCTCATATTTCAGCTCGGCGCGGTACAGGTGCTCCGGCACGATCGGCAGGCTGTTGTCGCCGTACTGGGGGTCGCCCTCGAAATGGAAGTCCGACCAGGCCCAGGTCTGGCGGAGGCGGATGCGCTTGTTGAAGCGCCAGTCGAGGCCGGCTTCCAAGCCCTGGTGCACCGTCTCGTCGGCGTTGAAGGTGGCGGCCGGGTGGGCGGGATCGACCACAAAGGTCAGCAGTTCGTCCTTCAGCTGGGCGCGATAGAGTGCGATGTCCCAGGCTAGGGCTCCCTTGCGGCCGCGCGCACCGATCTCACCGGTCCAGGCTGTCTGGGGCACGACCGGCGCAAAGCCCGCCGCTGCGCTGGGCGAATAGGCCCCAAAATTGGGCGGCTCGACCGAGCGGGTCAGGTTGGCAAACATCTGGCTGTCCTGATCCACCTGGAACAGCAGGCCGAAGCGCGGGGCCAGCCAGTCATAGTCGCGGCGGGCGGTCAGGTCGAAGCTCGAGGCGACCCCGGCCTGCCTGTCGGCGCGATAGTCCCGCTCGGCGGTGCCAAAGGTGGCACCGGCCACCAGGGCGACGCGGGGCGTGACAAAGAACCGGCCCTCGGCAAAGACGTCCAGCGCCTGCGCGTTCTGGCGGGAAAAGGCCTGGGACGGGCCCCGGGAGCCGCGCAGGTTCAGCCACTGCCGGGCGTCCAGATCGCCCGCCCGGTAGGACAGGCCGGCGAACAGGTCGGCGGCGTGGCCGGCGATCTGACCGGTCCAGTCCAGCCGGCCGAAGGCCCCGAAGTTGCGGCTTTCCTGATCGATGACCTGGAAGATCGGGTGGTCGAGGTCGCGCCAGGCCCCATAGACCCCGCCTTCGAGGACGGTGGTGTCGGAGAGCCGCCAGGTAGCCTGCAGGCTGGCCCGGGCATTGCGCATGTTGCGGCCGTAATTATTGGCCAGATTGGCGGCGGCGGCCTTTTCCGGGCTGTTCAGCGCCTGGGCCAGGGTCAGTGAGCCGCCGATCTGCTGGCGCAGGTCCGCGCCGCTGACATACAGGCGCACCTCACGGTCCTCGCCGAAGCTGTGACCGATATTGGCCGACAGCCGGGCGGCGGAGCTGTTGCTCTGCTGACGCCAGCCGTCGCCGTTCATGAGGGTGGCCCCGACGAAGAGGTCACTGTCGCCGAACTGGCGGGCGAGCTCGCCATGCAGGCGGGCGGTGCCGAAGGATCCGGCCTCGACGCGCACCAGATTATCGGCGCCGGCCGTTTTGCCCGTCGGCGTCACGAAATTGATCGCCCCGCCCAGCAGGGCGCCGCCGAAGCGCAGGGCGTTGCCGCCCTTGTAGACCTCGGTATAGCGGGCCAGCAGCGGGTCGATCAGCTGATAGTCGCCATAGCCGTCGGCCTCGTTCAGCGGCACGCCGTCCTGGGCCAGCAGGGTGCCGCGATTATGGTTGGCATTGCCGATGCCCGAACCCCGGATCGACAGGCGGGTATCCTCGCCGAACTTCTTCTGGGCGAAGACGCCGGGCACGTCGCGGACGGTGTCGTTGAGGCCGAGGGCGAAGCGGTTGGCATAGGCTTCCGAGGCGATCACCGCCACGGCGCCGGGGGTTTCCGACAGGCGCTTGCGGGCCAGGGCGACGGCGGGCGGATCCTCCGGATCAGGGCGGGCGGTGACCAGGACGGAATCGACCCGGGTCTGGTCGGTTTCGGCGGCCTGGACGGTGGTGGCCAGACAAAGGGCGGCGGCACCCAGCATGAGGGCGCGGCGGAAGGAACGGGTCATGGTGAAAAGAGTCCTGAAGACGTGACGAGGCGCGCGACGGCTCCAGCCGTGGCGCGGGCTTTTGGGGTCAGGCGTTCAGGAAGGCAGGCGGGCCCTGGCCGGGTGGTCGGGGCGGGGCACGGGCATGACCGCGAACGCCGAGGACGCGCACAACCGCGATCTCAAGGCGGACGGCATAGCGGACGGGCGCAACAGTGACGGCCGGGTCCGTGACGATGGCGGCCGGGGTGGCGGCCACGCACTGGCCGCACTTGAAGCCGCCGAAGATCTTGGCCGGTGTCGGAGGCTCTTCGCCGCCGAGCCTGACCAGCTTGGCCCCCTCGGCGGTACAGATGATTATCGCTTCGCCGCCCTGGGTCGAACGGGCCATGGCGGCGCTCGGGGCCAGGGTCTGAACCAGCACTGCAAACGCCGCCAGCAGGGCGACGAGCAGACCGGGTCCGGATTGTCCACGACGGGCGAGCATGATGAAGGGTCCCTAGGACCTGGCGGCGATACCGTCAATCGGGGGTGATCCGGGGCAGACGTGGCGCGAATACTTAAGGGCGCCGGCCGCCCATCGATTGCGGGCGGTTGGTCTCGCCGGGCCCAAGCTGTTAAGGCTCGCCGCCATGCTGTCCGACCCTTTCTTCTATGCTGTTGCCATCCCGGCCGTGATCCTGCTGGGCCTGGCCAAGGGCGGCTTCTCCGGGATCGGGGTGGTGGCGACCCCGTTGCTGGCCCTGGCCGTCTCGCCGGTTCTGGCCGCCGCCATCCTGCTGCCGATCCTGATCGTGCAGGACGTCGTCAGTGTCTGGGCCTTTCGCAAGACCTGGGACAAGGGCCTGCTGAAGCTGATGTTGCCGGCCGCCGCCGTGGGGATCGGCCTTGGCGTGGCCCTGGCGGCCTTCGTGTCGACGGCCGCCGTCGAACTGGCCGTCGGCCTGATCGCCATCGTCTTTGCCCTGCAGCGCCTGTGGGCCGAGCGGGCGGTCAAGGTCGCCGAGCAGGTCGGGACCACAGCGGGCCGGCCCTGGCTGGGCGTGCTGTGCGGTCTGGCGACGGGCTTTACCAGCCAGATCGCCCATGCCGGGGGACCGCCGTTCCAGATCTATGTCCTGCCGCTGCGCCTGCCGCGCGACCGCTTCATCGGCACCAGTGCCGTCTTCTTCGCGGTGGTCAACTGGATGAAGGTTCCGGCCTATCTCGCTCTCGGCCAGTTGACGCCCGGCGTCCTGGCCACGGCCGGCGTGCTGCTGCCCCTGGCCATAGCCTCGACCTGGGCCGGGGTCTGGCTGGTGCGCAGGGTCCCGGCGGAGGGTTTCTACCGGGTGATCTATGTCCTTTTGGTCGCGGTCGGCGGAAAGCTGGCCTTTGACGGGGTCCACGGACTGCTTTCCTGACGACCGTCCGCCCTTTCGGCGCCATGATCATCGTCGTTCTTACGTCACTTGCTGCGGTTAGACTGGGCCCATGACCGACATTACCACCCACTACCCGACCGCCGGTGCCAAGTGCGCCGACCTGATCGTTCATCTGGCCGGCCTGGCCTGTGCCCTGCTCGGCGGTGGCATACTGCTGGGCCTGGCCTTCGGCATGGGCGACCTGCAGCGCGTGGCGGCGGTATCGGTCTATACGGTCGGCCTGATCCTGATGCTGTCGCTGTCGACGGCCTACAATTTTGCCAAGGCCCGCTGGCGGCCGCTGCTGCGCCGCTTCGACCATGCCGGCATCTTCGTGATGATCGCCGCCTCCTACACCCCCTTCACCACCCAGAACCTGCACGGCTGGTGGGCGATCGGCATGACCTCGGCCGTCTGGACCGTGGCCGGGATCGGCGTGCTGGCCAAGCTGTTTCTGCCGGGTCTCGACAAGCGCTTCTGGGTCGGCCTGTACCTGGCCCTCGGCTGGCTGGTGCTGGTTGCAATCAAGCCGATGATCGACGGCCTGTCCTGGGTGGCTCTGCTGCTGCTGGCCATTGGCGGCGTGGTCTATTCCACCGGTACGGTGTTCTATCTGATGCGCCAGCTGAAGTTCCGCCGCGCCATCTGGCATGGCCATGTAATCGGCGGAGCGGGCCTGCACTATGCCGCCGTGCTGGTCGGGGTGGTGCTGGCCGGTTCGCACGCGTGAGGCCCGCTTGAGCCAACCGCCCGAGCCTGCCCGGAACGCGATTCAGGAGCTGTTCCGCGACCTCAAGATGCCCGACCCCCTCAAGGGCAAGCGGCTCAATGCCCCCCCGGCCGAAAGCCTCGCAAGCATTGTCGGCTTTCCAGGGGTGCGCCTGACCGCCGACCAGGCCGACAAGGCCCTGAACGCGGTCGCCGACCGCCTGGCTCCGACCCGCTCCCTGCTGGGCCGCGACGACTTCAACATCCTGGCCCTGTCAGGTGGTGCGTCCGGCGGGGCCTTCGGGGCCGGCGTGCTGACCGGACTGTCCAAGGCCGGGACGCGACCCGAATTTGCCATCGTCACCGGGGTCAGCACCGGGGCCCTGATTGCGCCCCTGGCCTTCCTCGGCTCGGCCTGGGACGAACGCCTGACCGACGCCTATGTCGGCGGCCATGCGGCCGAACTGCTGAGCCTGAAGGGCTTTGCCGGCGGACTCGGGCCCAGCCTGTTCAAGGGCGAGGGCCTGGAGGCCCTGGTCGCGCCCTTCATCGACGAGGTGGTGATCAATGCCGTGGCCCGCGAGCACGCCCGCGGCCGTCGCCTGCTGATCGCCACGACCAATCTCGACAACCAGAAGGCTACCATCTGGGACATGGGCGCGATCGCGGCCAAGGGCGGCGAGGCTGCCGTACGGCTGTTCCGGGACGTCCTGGTCGCCTCGGCGACGGTACCGGGCCTGTTTCCGCCCAAGATGTTCGAGGTCGAGGCCGGTGGCGAGCGCTATCAGGAGATGCATGTGGACGGCGGGGTGGCCGCGCCCCTGTTCCTGATGCCAGACGCCCTGTTGCACTGGCGCAATCTCGGCCAGCGCCTGCGGCGCGGGCGGGTCTATGTGATCGTCAATACGGTGCTGGAGCCCTTGCCGCGCTCGACGCCGCCGGGTGTGGCCTCGATCATGGGGCGCAGCTTCGAGACCATGCTGCGCTTTTCCTATCGTCAGGCCCTGAGCCTGGCCTCGGGCTTCTGTGCGCGCCACAACCTGCCGCTCAGCGTGACCTCGATCCCGTCGAGCTTCGACGGCCTGAACCTGCTGAAGTTCGATACGGCCGCCATGCGCAGCATCTTCGACGAGGGTGAGCGCCTGGCGGCGGCCAATGCCATCTGGGCCAGCCCCTCGGCCGAGCCCAGCGGCTGGCGCGGCCTGTTTCGCCGCCAGCCGGCCCGGGCCGACAGCGATCCGGGACCGACCGACGTTCTGGACTAGGATGGATGGACGAGGGCGGGCCTCTCGCTTCAGGCCTTCTTCAGCCAGCGGGCCCGCAGCTTGTCGACATTCGGCGGTTCGGCGCGGAAATCGGAGGCCAGACCCAGGCGGGCATTGCACGACGGGCAGCGCACGGAATCGTCGTCGGCCAGGTCGGGCGAAGGGTCAAAACGTGTCCCGCAGGGCTTGCACTTCCAGTCGCCGACAGCCGGCGGCGGCGGGGGTGGCGGTTCAGGCATGACCGGGCGCGTCGGCCGGGCGATGCGCTCCAGCGGCTTGGGGCCTCCGGGAGCGGCGATGCCGCTCTTGAGGCTCAAAATCTTGCGGCGCGGGGGCTCGCTGTCGCTCATGTCTTCGGACGGCTCGTGGACGGGGTCGAGGCTAGCTGCATGATCGCGGCCGGAAACTCAAGCCTT of the Caulobacter henricii genome contains:
- a CDS encoding copper chaperone PCu(A)C; the encoded protein is MPSARFLGLAAALTLALATPALAGDYKVGALTIKSPWTRPALINMNGVGFMTFANAGPRPVRLLSAESPVAGKVEIHQSAMANGVMSMRRQDDGVVIPAGGSVAFAPGGYHLMLLGLKQPLVQGQKVPLTLVFDNGRRAAVELTAQSAAPQAGQGSAAEPHHH
- a CDS encoding M13 family metallopeptidase, whose amino-acid sequence is MKRVWFAAAAVAALSLSAFGAQAQVQAHDDHQCLDDACTTQALFASASAGAAGDLTSLESPRYGAWGFDTSGMDTSVKPGEDFYKFANGAWDARTEIPSDRTRYGNFDKLSELSEARTKAIIEAAAANTAATGDTAKVGAAYRAFMNEAQIEALDAKPLAPWLAQIKAVKTKADFTALMGKSSTTPFTSLIGAGIQTDAKNPKAYAVYVGTGGTSLPDRDYYLDPKFADKKAAYLAYVEKMLTMVGWQKPAESAKAVVDFETLLAEATWTRAERRDRDKTYNPATLAELQALTPGYDWNRYLATSELPKVDRFIVTTNTSFPKYAKIYSETPLETLKAWQAFKVTDGSASLLSKRFVDANFEFRAKTLSGQPEQRPRWKRGVSAVNGMLGEAVGKDYVAAYFPPESKAKMLDLVANIRASMKVRIDNLDWMSAPTKVMAQDKLAKFTVKIGYPDVWEDYSKLEIKDDDAFGNAQRVGVWAWRKDVERLFKPVDKTEWGMTPQTVNAYYNSVNNEIVFPAAILQAPFFHPDADPAINYGGIGGVIGHEIGHGFDDQGRKSDGDGVLRDWWTAEDAAKFKAQADRLGAQYGAFEPLPGMKLNGALTMGENIGDMGGLAFGLDAYHASLKGQPAPILDGFTGDQRVYLGWAQVWRGKQRDEALKQQIIAGPHSPGYYRVNGTIRNMVGWYKAYDIKPGDKLYVAPEERVKIW
- the trhA gene encoding PAQR family membrane homeostasis protein TrhA, which gives rise to MTDITTHYPTAGAKCADLIVHLAGLACALLGGGILLGLAFGMGDLQRVAAVSVYTVGLILMLSLSTAYNFAKARWRPLLRRFDHAGIFVMIAASYTPFTTQNLHGWWAIGMTSAVWTVAGIGVLAKLFLPGLDKRFWVGLYLALGWLVLVAIKPMIDGLSWVALLLLAIGGVVYSTGTVFYLMRQLKFRRAIWHGHVIGGAGLHYAAVLVGVVLAGSHA
- a CDS encoding patatin-like phospholipase family protein translates to MSQPPEPARNAIQELFRDLKMPDPLKGKRLNAPPAESLASIVGFPGVRLTADQADKALNAVADRLAPTRSLLGRDDFNILALSGGASGGAFGAGVLTGLSKAGTRPEFAIVTGVSTGALIAPLAFLGSAWDERLTDAYVGGHAAELLSLKGFAGGLGPSLFKGEGLEALVAPFIDEVVINAVAREHARGRRLLIATTNLDNQKATIWDMGAIAAKGGEAAVRLFRDVLVASATVPGLFPPKMFEVEAGGERYQEMHVDGGVAAPLFLMPDALLHWRNLGQRLRRGRVYVIVNTVLEPLPRSTPPGVASIMGRSFETMLRFSYRQALSLASGFCARHNLPLSVTSIPSSFDGLNLLKFDTAAMRSIFDEGERLAAANAIWASPSAEPSGWRGLFRRQPARADSDPGPTDVLD
- a CDS encoding DUF2946 family protein — translated: MLARRGQSGPGLLVALLAAFAVLVQTLAPSAAMARSTQGGEAIIICTAEGAKLVRLGGEEPPTPAKIFGGFKCGQCVAATPAAIVTDPAVTVAPVRYAVRLEIAVVRVLGVRGHARAPPRPPGQGPPAFLNA
- a CDS encoding YcnI family protein; this encodes MHRFALALLALAAPLPALAHVVAAPDTARAGSYAAVAFRVGHACSAGDVTLKVRIEIPPGVVSARPQPKPGWTYEIEREAGADPKAAPSAVTFSGRLPDEAFDEFALLMKLPATGDTLVFPVIQTCEKGESQWTEVTSPDAPGEKLSRPAAILRLTPVELQPATHQH
- a CDS encoding TonB-dependent receptor family protein, whose product is MTRSFRRALMLGAAALCLATTVQAAETDQTRVDSVLVTARPDPEDPPAVALARKRLSETPGAVAVIASEAYANRFALGLNDTVRDVPGVFAQKKFGEDTRLSIRGSGIGNANHNRGTLLAQDGVPLNEADGYGDYQLIDPLLARYTEVYKGGNALRFGGALLGGAINFVTPTGKTAGADNLVRVEAGSFGTARLHGELARQFGDSDLFVGATLMNGDGWRQQSNSSAARLSANIGHSFGEDREVRLYVSGADLRQQIGGSLTLAQALNSPEKAAAANLANNYGRNMRNARASLQATWRLSDTTVLEGGVYGAWRDLDHPIFQVIDQESRNFGAFGRLDWTGQIAGHAADLFAGLSYRAGDLDARQWLNLRGSRGPSQAFSRQNAQALDVFAEGRFFVTPRVALVAGATFGTAERDYRADRQAGVASSFDLTARRDYDWLAPRFGLLFQVDQDSQMFANLTRSVEPPNFGAYSPSAAAGFAPVVPQTAWTGEIGARGRKGALAWDIALYRAQLKDELLTFVVDPAHPAATFNADETVHQGLEAGLDWRFNKRIRLRQTWAWSDFHFEGDPQYGDNSLPIVPEHLYRAELKYEHPAGWFVAPALEWSPRGPFVDYRNKVRAPDHAIASLGAGYVRDGVTVFLDARNLLDKRYVATVNPLANPAAVTAATVQNTAAFWPGEGRSVFVGVSGKF
- a CDS encoding sulfite exporter TauE/SafE family protein, yielding MLSDPFFYAVAIPAVILLGLAKGGFSGIGVVATPLLALAVSPVLAAAILLPILIVQDVVSVWAFRKTWDKGLLKLMLPAAAVGIGLGVALAAFVSTAAVELAVGLIAIVFALQRLWAERAVKVAEQVGTTAGRPWLGVLCGLATGFTSQIAHAGGPPFQIYVLPLRLPRDRFIGTSAVFFAVVNWMKVPAYLALGQLTPGVLATAGVLLPLAIASTWAGVWLVRRVPAEGFYRVIYVLLVAVGGKLAFDGVHGLLS